Proteins encoded together in one Planctopirus ephydatiae window:
- a CDS encoding DUF1501 domain-containing protein — protein MHNFCGRTRREFLWEAGAGFSGLAMTGLLQKEGFFAKQAVGADGVTPFVNPLAPKEPHHTPKAKSVIFLFMYGGPSQVDTFDYKPKLYGLDGKTIPVKTRGRGGARNEGRVVGPKWNFQQYGQSGQWVSDLFPNLATCVDDVAFIKSMTAEAPVHGSAMLQMNSGKIQSGYPCLGSWVNYGLGTENENLPGFVVMLDHSGGPISGAKNWSSGFMPASYQATVMRSKGPAILDLVPPENMSDDVQRQLISTINEYNQEHQLSRGENSNLAARIASFELAYKMQTTAPEATDLSQETESTLKLYGMDNPQTEYFGRQCLLARRLVERGVRFIQVYSGGNHNDANWDAHGDLVKNHTLHAGRTDKPIAGLLKDLKARGLLNETLIVWGGEFGRQPVAEYKEGTGRDHNVAGFTMWCAGGGIKGGCSVGETDELGNEAVKDRFHVKHLHATILHQLGLNPNHLSFFYGGLDQKLVGVEGADPIKQIIS, from the coding sequence ATGCATAATTTTTGTGGACGCACTCGCCGGGAGTTTCTGTGGGAGGCTGGGGCTGGTTTTTCCGGCCTCGCCATGACAGGGCTCCTGCAGAAGGAAGGCTTCTTCGCGAAGCAGGCGGTCGGTGCTGATGGTGTCACCCCCTTTGTGAATCCATTGGCTCCTAAAGAGCCTCACCATACTCCAAAAGCGAAAAGTGTGATTTTCCTCTTCATGTACGGTGGCCCCAGCCAGGTCGACACCTTTGATTACAAACCGAAATTGTACGGGCTGGATGGTAAGACGATTCCCGTCAAGACCAGGGGACGCGGCGGTGCCCGCAATGAAGGGCGCGTCGTCGGCCCCAAATGGAATTTTCAGCAGTATGGTCAATCGGGGCAGTGGGTCTCAGATCTCTTTCCGAATCTCGCGACCTGCGTGGACGATGTCGCATTCATCAAATCGATGACGGCTGAAGCGCCGGTGCATGGTTCTGCCATGCTGCAGATGAACTCGGGCAAGATTCAAAGTGGTTATCCATGCCTGGGTTCGTGGGTCAATTATGGCCTGGGGACAGAAAACGAAAATCTGCCAGGTTTCGTTGTGATGCTCGACCATTCGGGGGGGCCGATCAGCGGTGCCAAAAACTGGTCCAGCGGCTTCATGCCGGCAAGTTATCAAGCCACTGTCATGCGGTCGAAAGGCCCGGCAATTCTTGATCTCGTGCCGCCTGAAAACATGTCCGATGACGTCCAGCGGCAACTCATTTCCACCATCAACGAGTACAACCAGGAGCATCAACTCTCGCGAGGTGAAAACTCGAATCTGGCGGCTCGCATTGCCAGTTTCGAACTGGCCTACAAGATGCAGACCACCGCTCCGGAAGCGACTGATCTCTCGCAGGAAACAGAATCCACACTCAAGCTGTACGGGATGGATAATCCGCAGACCGAATACTTCGGTCGGCAGTGCTTACTCGCTCGTCGCCTGGTAGAACGCGGAGTCCGGTTCATTCAGGTTTACTCTGGTGGCAATCATAACGACGCGAACTGGGATGCTCACGGCGATCTGGTGAAGAATCACACGTTACACGCTGGTCGAACCGACAAGCCGATTGCCGGGCTTTTGAAGGATCTCAAGGCACGGGGCTTACTCAATGAGACTTTGATTGTGTGGGGTGGTGAGTTTGGCAGGCAGCCAGTCGCTGAATACAAAGAGGGGACTGGTCGAGATCATAATGTGGCTGGCTTCACCATGTGGTGTGCTGGTGGCGGCATCAAAGGTGGTTGCAGTGTCGGTGAGACCGATGAACTGGGGAATGAAGCCGTTAAGGATCGTTTCCACGTCAAGCACCTGCATGCGACAATTCTGCATCAGTTGGGTCTCAATCCGAATCACCTCTCCTTCTTTTACGGCGGTCTCGATCAGAAACTGGTGGGTGTCGAAGGAGCTGATCCGATCAAGCAGATTATTTCGTAG
- a CDS encoding PSD1 and planctomycete cytochrome C domain-containing protein, whose protein sequence is MSAAAWLIQGLVSGDHAVAGKALVAEDNRQTKSDLSPGFNPEDLAFYREKIEPILVKNCNECHGAGSKFRGGFSLAAREHLLKGGESGPGVLLDKPDESMLIDVINYRTYEMPPSGKLPADQIASITEWVKRGAPMPPPAVPVAMPVHEGPPQVSETTRAHWAFRPVTDPRPPVSQWDRLAKNDIDRFLFAKMEAAGLEPVGPAEKRTLIRRLYYDVIGLPPSPAQVEAFVQDASPEALSKVIDDLLESPHYGEKWGRFWLDLVRYAETNSFERDNPKPNAWKYRDYVIDSFNRDKPYDQFLIEQLAGDELPQVTRDSVIATGYYRLNAWDDEPADQRQAFYDEMDDIVSTTGQVMLGMTIGCARCHDHKLDPMPQKDYYGFLAFMADLQSYAGRGDQMNSRWSQTDISSPEVIQAHAERDAAVQKLEEQMRQIEQAAILKMKGEDQRKTEGAERKKVLREKLKDFLSKEEFDHYQGLKNQLEELRKQALPPREMVLSVNNCQMPPRVTPLLIRGNPATPGEPVEPRFLSVLTDDAPQLPTLTPGQKTAGRRLVLANWIASKENPLTARVMVNRIWQMHFGRGLVKSSSNFGLKGDLPTHPELLDWLTTRFVEGGFRIKPLHRLILNSYAWQMSSRPTAAQLNADPQNDLYTHFEMRRLTAEETRDGLLAVSGELNLAVGGPSVYTAMPKEVLAGQSVPGQGWGQSSPEEQNRRSVYIHVKRSLLVPTLSSLDFPDPDGTCPIRFATTQPTQALTSLNSAFYNQQAKEFAERVRADLQINELNDESLRQCVAQALTLTTNRPPTTAEVERGFGLIQSLRDRGQVSADLALERFCLVAINLNEFLYLD, encoded by the coding sequence TTGTCAGCGGCTGCATGGCTCATACAGGGACTGGTTTCCGGGGATCATGCGGTTGCCGGTAAGGCACTCGTTGCCGAAGATAATCGGCAGACCAAAAGTGATTTATCGCCGGGTTTCAATCCCGAAGATCTGGCGTTTTATCGGGAAAAAATCGAACCGATTCTCGTGAAAAACTGCAATGAATGTCACGGAGCTGGCTCGAAGTTTCGTGGTGGGTTTTCGCTGGCGGCTCGCGAACATCTCTTGAAGGGTGGTGAAAGTGGGCCAGGTGTCTTGCTCGATAAACCTGACGAAAGCATGCTGATTGATGTCATCAATTATCGCACCTACGAAATGCCTCCATCCGGGAAGCTTCCCGCCGATCAGATTGCTTCGATTACGGAATGGGTCAAGCGTGGAGCTCCCATGCCGCCACCTGCTGTCCCTGTCGCGATGCCAGTGCATGAAGGGCCACCTCAAGTTAGTGAGACAACGAGAGCTCACTGGGCCTTTCGGCCGGTCACAGATCCTCGGCCTCCCGTGAGCCAATGGGATCGATTGGCGAAGAACGACATCGACCGCTTCCTGTTTGCCAAAATGGAAGCTGCTGGTCTGGAACCTGTGGGGCCTGCTGAAAAGCGCACGCTCATTCGTCGGCTCTATTACGACGTGATTGGTTTACCTCCTTCGCCAGCCCAGGTGGAAGCCTTTGTGCAGGATGCCTCCCCTGAAGCGCTTTCCAAGGTGATCGACGATCTTCTCGAATCACCACATTATGGTGAAAAATGGGGTCGTTTCTGGCTGGATCTGGTGCGCTATGCAGAGACCAACAGTTTCGAGCGCGATAACCCGAAACCCAATGCCTGGAAGTATCGCGATTATGTCATTGATTCCTTTAATCGCGATAAACCGTATGACCAGTTTTTGATTGAGCAACTGGCGGGTGATGAACTTCCACAGGTGACTCGTGATTCGGTCATTGCCACGGGTTATTACCGCCTCAATGCCTGGGATGATGAGCCCGCTGACCAGAGGCAGGCGTTCTACGATGAGATGGACGACATCGTCTCGACAACTGGTCAGGTCATGCTGGGAATGACAATTGGTTGTGCCCGCTGTCATGATCACAAACTCGACCCGATGCCTCAAAAGGATTACTACGGTTTCCTGGCATTCATGGCCGATCTGCAATCGTATGCCGGACGTGGCGACCAGATGAATTCCCGCTGGAGCCAGACCGATATCAGCAGCCCGGAAGTCATTCAGGCACATGCCGAGCGCGATGCCGCTGTTCAGAAACTGGAAGAGCAGATGCGTCAGATCGAGCAAGCTGCGATTCTGAAGATGAAAGGTGAAGACCAGCGCAAGACCGAAGGTGCCGAGCGTAAAAAGGTCCTGCGTGAAAAGCTGAAGGATTTTCTATCAAAAGAAGAGTTTGATCATTATCAGGGCTTAAAAAATCAGCTGGAAGAGCTTCGTAAGCAGGCTTTGCCACCACGCGAAATGGTGCTCTCCGTGAATAACTGTCAGATGCCACCACGGGTCACGCCACTGCTGATTCGTGGCAACCCCGCCACTCCCGGTGAGCCGGTCGAACCGCGGTTTCTTTCTGTGCTGACTGACGATGCGCCACAACTGCCAACTCTGACTCCCGGTCAAAAGACGGCAGGTCGGCGACTGGTGCTGGCGAACTGGATTGCCTCGAAAGAAAATCCGCTGACAGCCCGGGTCATGGTGAATCGTATCTGGCAAATGCACTTTGGTCGTGGACTGGTGAAGTCTTCCAGTAATTTTGGACTGAAGGGGGATCTTCCGACTCATCCAGAACTTCTTGACTGGTTGACCACGCGGTTTGTTGAAGGTGGCTTTCGGATTAAGCCGCTACATCGGCTGATTCTCAATTCGTATGCCTGGCAGATGTCATCCCGGCCCACTGCGGCCCAGCTCAATGCCGATCCCCAAAACGATCTTTACACGCACTTTGAGATGCGCAGGCTGACGGCCGAAGAGACTCGGGATGGACTGCTGGCCGTCAGCGGTGAACTCAATCTGGCTGTAGGTGGCCCGAGTGTCTACACCGCCATGCCCAAAGAAGTCCTGGCTGGGCAATCCGTTCCGGGTCAAGGCTGGGGGCAATCCTCACCCGAGGAGCAGAATCGCCGAAGTGTCTACATTCATGTGAAGCGATCACTGCTGGTTCCCACGTTGTCGAGCCTCGATTTCCCGGATCCTGACGGGACATGCCCGATTCGGTTTGCGACGACACAGCCCACACAAGCCTTAACAAGCCTCAACAGCGCCTTCTACAACCAGCAGGCGAAAGAGTTCGCCGAGAGAGTGCGGGCAGATCTGCAGATCAACGAGTTAAATGATGAGTCGCTACGCCAATGTGTCGCTCAGGCGTTAACGCTGACAACCAATCGCCCACCGACGACTGCGGAGGTCGAGCGCGGTTTCGGCTTGATTCAGTCTCTGCGGGATCGTGGTCAGGTCAGTGCCGACTTGGCTCTTGAGCGATTCTGCCTGGTGGCCATCAACCTGAATGAGTTTCTGTATCTCGACTGA